The Blautia obeum ATCC 29174 region AGAGTATGGGTTTGCCGCATATAAAGCAGATGATAAGAAAGAAGAAACTGCAGAAGATGCAAAGGAAGACAAAACCGAAGAAACAGATACTGCAGAAGAAGCTAAATAATTATCGATTACATATAAAAGGGGCGGCATATATGTCAGCCCCTTTTTGTACATACAAAAGGAAAGAAAAGAATGGAATTTTTACAGGAAATAAACTGGAGTCCATTGTGGATTTCTTTAAAGACCGGAGCAGTGGCTACGATAATTGCCTTTTTTCTGGGAATTTTCTGTGCACGTAAGATTATGAAGATGAAGCCGGTATCGAGAGCAATATGGGATGGGATCCTGACTATGCCACTGGTGCTTCCGCCGACAGTTGCTGGTTTCTTTTTGCTGGTGATTTTCAGTCTCAGGAGACCTTTCGGAAAATTTCTCATGGAGAATTTTGATTTTAAAGTGGTACAGACATGGAAAGGCTGCGTGATCGCTGCTGCAGTGATTGCATTTCCACTGATGTACCGAAATGCACGGGCTGCTTTTGAACAGGTGGATGTGAATCTGATCTATGCAGGACAGACACTGGGAATGAGTGATCGCAGAATTTTCTGGAAAGTGATCGTTCCGGCGGCTGCGCCGGGAATTGCATCCGGAACTGTTCTGGCATTTGCAAGAGCAATTGGTGAGTATGGAGCGACTTCCATGCTTGCAGGAAACATTCTTGGTAAGACTCGTACAGTGTCCGTTGCAATTGCAGCAGAAACTTCGGCTGGAAATTATGATATAGCTGGGTTCTGGGTTGTGGTAATCGTAGTGATCTCGTTTGTGATCGTGGCACTGATCAATATTGTCTCAGGGCGGGGCATGAAGAGTAGAAGGTGGATCTGATGGCAATACAGGTAAATATAGAAAAGAATTTTAAAGGCTTTTCTCTCAAGTCAGTGTTTGAGAGCAATACATCAGCAACTGGAATCCTCGGTGCATCTGGAAGTGGAAAGAGTATGACACTTCGTTGTATCGCAGGAATTGAGACGCCGGACAGAGGCAAAATCGTAATCAATGGAAGAACAGTTTTTGACTCAGAAAAGAAAATCAATCTGAAGCCGCAGGAGCGTCGGATTGGGTACCTGTTTCAGAATTATGCATTGTTTCCGACAATGACAGTAAAAGATAATATTCTGTGCGGTTATCGTGGTGAGGAGGGACAGAGAGAAGAAAAAGCCAGAGATTTTATGAAAAGATATCAGTTGGAGGGACTGGAAAACCGTTATCCATCACAACTTTCCGGTGGACAGCAGCAGAGAGTTGCTCTGGCAAGAATGATGATCGGTGAGCCGGAAGCGATCCTTCTGGATGAACCTTTTTCTGCACTGGATGGATATTTGAAGGATGTACTGCAAAAAGATATACAGGAATTTCTAAAACAGTATCAGGGAGATATGCTGATGGTCACACATAGTCGAGATGAGGCCTTCAGATTTTGCAATGAGCTGATGCTTCTAAAAGATGGCAAGACACTGATATTTGGTGATACAAGAAAATTATTTGAACAGCCACAGCTTCTGGAAGCAGCAAGACTGACCGGCTGCAAAAACAGTTCGAGAATTGAACGTATGGGAGAATATCAGGTATTTGCTCTGGACTGGGGAATATCTCTTCGTACAGAGCAGAAGGTGGAACTGGATATGACACATATCGCAATCCGCGGTCACTGGATTCGTCCGTCAGAGAAGGCGGGAGAAAACTGCCTGGTATTTGAAGCGGCAGAGTATGTGGAGACAACCTTTGAACATCAGTATCTGGTGAAAAGTCCGGGAATGGAAGACGGGGCAGTTCTCTGGTGGATGCGTCCGAAAAAAAGTTTTACGGACGAGCATGATAAGAACCTGCCGAAATATCTCTATCTTCCACCTGAACACCTGATGCTCCTGAAATAAAAACGACTCCCCCTCAGGTTCTGTTCTGATATCGCAGATACCGGGACACAAGCATGGCAAGCTTAAAGGTCATAGCATCTTCGAAGGTACGGAGATCAAGTCCAAACCGTTTCTGTATCTTTTCAAAACGATACACAAGCGTATTCCTATGCACATACAACTGTCTGGATGTCTCCGACAGATTCAGATTATTCTCAAAGAAAGTACGGATGATCGCCAGTGTCTCTCCGTCGATGGAATCCAGTGATTCATCTCCGAAAATTTCCTGGATGAACATTTCACAGATGGAAACCGGAAGCTGGTAGAGCAGTCGTCCAATACCGAGAGTGCGATATCCGAAGACATTGCGTTCGGCATAGAAAATTTTACCAATCTCAAGAGCGGTGCGGGCTTCTTTGTATGCATTGGAAAGATCTTTCAGGTCATTTGCCGTGTTGCTGTAAGCAACCCAGGCCTGTGTCATGGCTTCTGTGCCCAGCATATCTACAAGCATATGTGCAATATTTTCCAGATCGTCATATGTTTCTGTAGATGTCAGTTCACGGACGACGATAATGCCACGATTATCGATAGAAGTGATGAAATCATGCGTGCGTGCAGAAAATATATTTTTGATGGTAGCCAATGCGTGTTCATCCTTGGACTGACGGGTTTCAACGAGAAAGACAGCTCTCCTTGCACTGGAAGAAATATGAAGTTTGCGTGCCCGGTTAAAGGCTTCTACATCTGTATAATCTCCAAGGAGCAGTTTCTGCATAAAGGCATTTTTGTCATTTTTTTCGGCATAACTTTCCAGGATACTCTCAATCTGGCAGACAGCCAGTTCGCCAATCGTGGAAACAGAATCTTCGCTTCCCCACACAATGAGAAGAAGCTGTTCATTTTTTTCTGTTATTTTGTAGAGACAGCAGGTGGCATTTGACAGACAAAGAGCAGTGCTGTTTCGGAATTCTTCCAGTTTGGATTCTGCTGGAAGGCGGCGGTCACAGGTGGTGACCAAAATGGAATTATCTTCCTGAAGAAGACAGAAATCGAAATGACTGATGCGTTTCCAGTCATCCATATATTTTTGTAGTGTTCTCTGTACTGACATTGAACCATCCTTTCTGAAAATAGTTTTCTGAAAAAAAGACCCGGGGTAAATGCCCCGGGTCTGATATTTTGATTGAATCTTAGTTTGTGATAACCAGTTCGGTATCTTTGTCGAAGAAATGAGTTTTCTCCATGTTGAAATCAAATTTAACCGGATCACCTGTTTTTGCTTTTGTGCCAGGATCAACACGAGCTGTAATCTGAGTTCCGTTTACATCGAAGTACAGGAATACTTCTGCACCAAGAAGCTCGTATACTTTAACAGTAGAAGACATGGAACCGTCAGCTCTGTCTGCAACATCTTCCGGACGGATACCCATAACAACTGTTTTTCCAACATAGCCGCCATCTTTAAGAGCTTTTGCTTTGGCAGCCGGGATAACAAGTTCGTCTTTGCCGATTACTGCAACAAGATCGGAACCTTTTTCTTTGATTTCTGCATCCAGGAAGTTCATCTGCGGGGATCCCATGAATCCAGCTACGAACAGGTTGCCTGGTTTCTGGTACAGATTCTGAGGAGTATCTACCTGCTGAACAACGCCGTCTTTCATAACAACGATTCTGGTACCAAGTGTCATAGCCTCTGTCTGGTCATGTGTTACATAGATGATTGTTGCACCCAGTCTCTGATGAATCTTGGAAATCTCGATACGCATCTGTACACGAAGTTTTGCATCCAGGTTGGAAAGTGGCTCATCCATAAGGAATACCTTAGGATTACGAACGATAGCACGTCCCATAGCAACACGCTGTCTCTGTCCACCGGAAAGAGCTTTCGGTTTACGATCAAGAAGTTTCTCAAGGTCAAGGATTCTTGCAGCTTCACGAACTGCTTTATCAATCTGATCTTTCGGAACTTTACGAAGCTTCAGTCCGAATGCCATGTTATCATATACGGTCATATGAGGATACAGAGCGTAGTTCTGGAATACCATTGCGATATCACGGTCTTTTGGCTCTACATCGTTCATAACTTTGTCACCAATCTTTAAGGTACCGCTGGTGATTTCTTCCAGTCCGGCTACCATACGAAGTGTAGTAGATTTACCACATCCGGAAGGTCCTACGAAAATGATGAATTCTTTGTCTTCAATCTCAAGGTTAAAATCTTTAACGGCTTCAAAACCGTTTGGATATGTCTTATTAATGTGCTGTAAAGATAAACTTGCCATTATTTTTCCCTCCAAAATATTATGTAAGTTTTTTGCTCTTGTTTTGAACTGTTATCAGTATACTGAATTTGCAGTCAGGAATAAAGAGAAGAACCATACAAAGATTTCGGAGGTTTCTTGACAGATTGACGAAAAGCCGGGGAAGCTTTGTCAAATTGTCAAATACGGCGCTCGTTTATGAACATACCCTGCAGAGGTTTTGCGTTAAACTGATACTGGAACCATTTACATTTACACAGGAACAGGTAGTAAATATTGAGTCCACAATCATGAAGCGTTTCGTAGTTGCCCTGTCCTTTGGCAATGATCAGATCAGCAGATTCAAGTGCCTCACGGGCTTCGCTGCTGATATGGGGAAGCCAGGTGCCGCCGACTTCGTTTCCATTTCCGATTACGGTGGTCAGTTCGGTAAGCCCTATATCCTGTGCATCTTCCATTGTCGCATCATTGATTACAGGAAAACCTCTGACGATCACGGTGATATCTAGTTCCGGACAGAGTTCTTTAAGAAGTATGATAACCAGTTTGTCAAGAACGATTTCTCCGCAGTTATCAGTCAGATAGACAAGGCGGGAGGCAGCGCTTAAGTCCTTTCGAAAATGCAGGTATTCCTGCGCATTAAGAGGTTCTTTGTTGTCTTCTTTGAGAAGAGACAGAACTGTATCGGAATTTACATTTGACAGAGCTGCAAAATCAATATAGTTGCCAATACGGGCATAAAGAAGTGCAGTTTCCAGCGGATCTTCAGAATTCCGGATGGTCTCTTCAAGAGAAGCTTCCATATCCAGCATAAGCTGATTGTATTCTTTTTTGACAGAAGTGTAGTCTTCCACAGGCTGTTCCCAGAAATCACGGAACATTTTTTTTAATTCGACAGAAACGCTGGGGGCACAGTCTTCTTCTGCAATATTTGCCATACGGTCCATGACTTTCTTCATATATTCTACCTTTTTGTCCATGTCCTGAAAGGGACGGATATTCTGTTCCTGTTTGCCGACAGCACAGCACATACAGAATGGATTGAATTTCATGCTGTTACCTCCTAAAATTATGATTTGATACAGGTAGTTTCTATTATAAAGCTTTTGTCGAAACATGGCAAGATTGACGGAGAATGACAGATATGTTTAACCTGAATGAGGCGCGATGGTACAGGGCACTTATGCGAATGTGCGTCATCATATAGAGGTATTCACCTGCGAGATGGCACTGGATGATATAGATCAATAGAGGCAACGGTTTACCAGGGATATTACGAGAAGATTAGGCATTGATTTTCTGCAATATCGTTTCCAGTAAATCTCCCTGGAGATAAAAGGTTGTCTCAAAATGAAGATACGATAAGGATACCTTATCCCACAACAATAAGATTTTTGCAGGGAATTCCTCATCAGCGTCCCAGAACTGGAACAGGACAGAGAAATCTCCCATAACAGGCATTTCAAAAGTCAGATCAGCCCCGGCCAGTTGTTTCTGTAATTTCCCTCCCAGACAGAGGCAGGCCTGGCTGACGGCATTTACTTTGCCGGAGAATGCTGCTTCATATTTAGGGGTAAACACATCTCCGGACGGACTGCTGCCGGTGGGAATAAATCTGGTTACAGGCTGCCACTGTCCTGTAAGTGGAGGCAGCGTTTTATCTTCTGAGTAGCAGAGCAGGTCGTAGATCGTCATAACAATTGTATATTCTTTGCAGATTTTCCAGATGCCTTCGGCCATATATTCGATGGAACCATCTGAGCGGCTGATCCGATATTCTGTTCCGATATAATTCAGGTACAGGTATGCGTGGTCATTTTTTAATTTATATTTCTTTATCAGCATATCCTGATCATATTTCAAAAACAAATCTCTTCCGATATATATCTGTTTTTCGTAATTGTCTGTAAGATTTTTTTCCATATAAGTACCCCTTTGTCTGA contains the following coding sequences:
- the modB gene encoding molybdate ABC transporter permease subunit — translated: MEFLQEINWSPLWISLKTGAVATIIAFFLGIFCARKIMKMKPVSRAIWDGILTMPLVLPPTVAGFFLLVIFSLRRPFGKFLMENFDFKVVQTWKGCVIAAAVIAFPLMYRNARAAFEQVDVNLIYAGQTLGMSDRRIFWKVIVPAAAPGIASGTVLAFARAIGEYGATSMLAGNILGKTRTVSVAIAAETSAGNYDIAGFWVVVIVVISFVIVALINIVSGRGMKSRRWI
- a CDS encoding sulfate/molybdate ABC transporter ATP-binding protein, producing MAIQVNIEKNFKGFSLKSVFESNTSATGILGASGSGKSMTLRCIAGIETPDRGKIVINGRTVFDSEKKINLKPQERRIGYLFQNYALFPTMTVKDNILCGYRGEEGQREEKARDFMKRYQLEGLENRYPSQLSGGQQQRVALARMMIGEPEAILLDEPFSALDGYLKDVLQKDIQEFLKQYQGDMLMVTHSRDEAFRFCNELMLLKDGKTLIFGDTRKLFEQPQLLEAARLTGCKNSSRIERMGEYQVFALDWGISLRTEQKVELDMTHIAIRGHWIRPSEKAGENCLVFEAAEYVETTFEHQYLVKSPGMEDGAVLWWMRPKKSFTDEHDKNLPKYLYLPPEHLMLLK
- a CDS encoding PucR family transcriptional regulator, encoding MSVQRTLQKYMDDWKRISHFDFCLLQEDNSILVTTCDRRLPAESKLEEFRNSTALCLSNATCCLYKITEKNEQLLLIVWGSEDSVSTIGELAVCQIESILESYAEKNDKNAFMQKLLLGDYTDVEAFNRARKLHISSSARRAVFLVETRQSKDEHALATIKNIFSARTHDFITSIDNRGIIVVRELTSTETYDDLENIAHMLVDMLGTEAMTQAWVAYSNTANDLKDLSNAYKEARTALEIGKIFYAERNVFGYRTLGIGRLLYQLPVSICEMFIQEIFGDESLDSIDGETLAIIRTFFENNLNLSETSRQLYVHRNTLVYRFEKIQKRFGLDLRTFEDAMTFKLAMLVSRYLRYQNRT
- a CDS encoding ABC transporter ATP-binding protein yields the protein MASLSLQHINKTYPNGFEAVKDFNLEIEDKEFIIFVGPSGCGKSTTLRMVAGLEEITSGTLKIGDKVMNDVEPKDRDIAMVFQNYALYPHMTVYDNMAFGLKLRKVPKDQIDKAVREAARILDLEKLLDRKPKALSGGQRQRVAMGRAIVRNPKVFLMDEPLSNLDAKLRVQMRIEISKIHQRLGATIIYVTHDQTEAMTLGTRIVVMKDGVVQQVDTPQNLYQKPGNLFVAGFMGSPQMNFLDAEIKEKGSDLVAVIGKDELVIPAAKAKALKDGGYVGKTVVMGIRPEDVADRADGSMSSTVKVYELLGAEVFLYFDVNGTQITARVDPGTKAKTGDPVKFDFNMEKTHFFDKDTELVITN
- a CDS encoding damage-control phosphatase ARMT1 family protein; the encoded protein is MKFNPFCMCCAVGKQEQNIRPFQDMDKKVEYMKKVMDRMANIAEEDCAPSVSVELKKMFRDFWEQPVEDYTSVKKEYNQLMLDMEASLEETIRNSEDPLETALLYARIGNYIDFAALSNVNSDTVLSLLKEDNKEPLNAQEYLHFRKDLSAASRLVYLTDNCGEIVLDKLVIILLKELCPELDITVIVRGFPVINDATMEDAQDIGLTELTTVIGNGNEVGGTWLPHISSEAREALESADLIIAKGQGNYETLHDCGLNIYYLFLCKCKWFQYQFNAKPLQGMFINERRI
- a CDS encoding DUF3786 domain-containing protein; protein product: MEKNLTDNYEKQIYIGRDLFLKYDQDMLIKKYKLKNDHAYLYLNYIGTEYRISRSDGSIEYMAEGIWKICKEYTIVMTIYDLLCYSEDKTLPPLTGQWQPVTRFIPTGSSPSGDVFTPKYEAAFSGKVNAVSQACLCLGGKLQKQLAGADLTFEMPVMGDFSVLFQFWDADEEFPAKILLLWDKVSLSYLHFETTFYLQGDLLETILQKINA